The Desulfatibacillum aliphaticivorans DSM 15576 genome segment CCAGGTTCTGGAATCGGACGGGTATGAGGTCTATGAGGCCTCGGATGGAATGGCGGCTCAAAACATTTACAGGGAAGAGCCCTTTGACGTGATCATTACGGATCTCGCCATGCCGGAGCGAAACGGCCTGGAAGTGATCGATGAAGTGACCAGGAGCTTTCCCCACGTCAAAATCATCGCCATGTCGGCCAATGCTTCCGGGGGAGGCGGGGTGGATCTGGCCTCGGCCCGGAACAAGGGGGCGCACAGGACCTTTCCCAAGCCTTTTGGGATGGGGGACCTGAAAAGCGCGGTCAAGGCCCTGCTGGCGTAGCCCCGGGTTTCCCGGGCTTCCCCCATTGGCGATTGTCGTGCTGCAACCCGCGGAGGGCGGGGCTTTTACGCCTTTGCGCTTCTCCACCGGACTTTTTCTTTCCAATTTTTTCCATTATAGACTTTATTAAATCTTCCCGTGTGTTTATATTAGTATAATAGGATTGATTCGCGTTCTTTAACCATTTACCAAGGCTTCCTAATTATATGCCAAATTCAGCGCCCGTCAGGACCCATCATTTGGATTCGCAACATACCTATCAGTCCCTGATCATCGCCCACCGCGGGGTTCCTGAAGCGGCCAGGGAAAACACTCTGGCGTCCTTTGATGAAGCGTGGAACCAGAATGCGGACGGAATAGAAACCGACGTGCACCTTACCCGCGACGGCCTGATCGTGTGCCACCACGACCCGGTTATATCCCGCACGCTTTTCGGCGATCTTGAAATTGCCAAGGCATCCTATAAAAAGGCCAAACGCGCCTTTGGCAAGGGAATCCGGCAAGGGGAGCACCTGCCGTTGCTCTCCGAAGTTTTGGAGACTCTGCCCGAAGGAAAGCGTTTGTTCATAGAAATCAAATGCGGCCCTGAAATCGTTCCGGTTTTAAAACAGATTCTGGAAGAGTCTCCGGCGCCCCCGGAAAACATCGCCGTCATCTGCTTTAACCCGGAAGTCATCCGCGATTGGAAGGAAGCCGTCCCGGAGGTGAAGGGCTTTTGGCTTTCCAGCTATTTAAAGGAAACCTACCTGCCCTATCAGGCCAACACGCCCTCCGGCCTCTTGAAAAAAGCTCGGACCGCTAACGCGGACGGCATCAGCATCGAACAGCAGGAGTCCCTGGACAAAACCCTGGTGCAGTATTTGAACAACCAGGGCCTGGAGGTTCACGTGTGGACTGTGGACACGCCCCAGCAGGCGTCGTGGTACCGGGGCATGGGCCTGCATTCCATCACGACCAACCATCCGGAAAAGGTCCGGGAGTACTTCAGCCGCAATTCATAGTTAAGGGATGGAGGGGCGGCTGCGCCCGGTATTCAGAGCGGGGCGCCTTTTCTCAGACTTAATGCCGCGCCCGAAGATTTAGTTAAACCAAAGGACAAATCGACTCCAGGTCGAAGCGCAGTTCCAGGGAGAAGCGGCGCTTATTCAGCAACTCTCCCTTGTTATGGGCCTGAACGCCGCTCACACAAGAAAAATGTTTTCGAGTGAAATTTTTTACCCAATTTTTTTATGGTCATAAAACCATTGAACGTGATATCGTTGTATCAACCTTACCGGAAGTCGTCCTGTCGGCCGACGGGATGTTCCCCGGCTTTATCCAAGCAGTTCAGCCGTAATCTCCAAGTTGCCTCTGGCTAGTAAATATCCTTTTTCGAAGTTTTATTTCGTCTCTTTTAAAATCAAAAATCAAGCCCTCGCCTGTAGTGGGTTTAGTGTTTGGAAGCTGCTCGTTGTTTGTAACAGGAACCGTTTCAGCAAAGGAGAAGCAAGCATGTCAAACAACCTTTTCACCGTCCCTGAAGATTGGCAAAAAAGAGCATGGTGCGACGACGCG includes the following:
- a CDS encoding response regulator: MKSRILVVDDESMIRSMLRQVLESDGYEVYEASDGMAAQNIYREEPFDVIITDLAMPERNGLEVIDEVTRSFPHVKIIAMSANASGGGGVDLASARNKGAHRTFPKPFGMGDLKSAVKALLA
- a CDS encoding glycerophosphodiester phosphodiesterase family protein; protein product: MDSQHTYQSLIIAHRGVPEAARENTLASFDEAWNQNADGIETDVHLTRDGLIVCHHDPVISRTLFGDLEIAKASYKKAKRAFGKGIRQGEHLPLLSEVLETLPEGKRLFIEIKCGPEIVPVLKQILEESPAPPENIAVICFNPEVIRDWKEAVPEVKGFWLSSYLKETYLPYQANTPSGLLKKARTANADGISIEQQESLDKTLVQYLNNQGLEVHVWTVDTPQQASWYRGMGLHSITTNHPEKVREYFSRNS